The DNA segment TgagtatcaaataatatataatatttgcgtCTTATTTTCGACCCTGAATTTCATTATGTACGCTTTGAATATTATCCATGTTAGATTTATGAACAATgagaataatgtaaaattctatattcaGACACAAAAAGCAGATCGCAAATTGAAAATTTCTGGTAATAATCCCTGCAATATggttttatactatataaatcTTTGCTCAGTAGGATTTCTAATTGTCTTGACTTTAATTGTACTTTCTGTGGTTTACATATACagtaaagaattatttgctaGCTTTGCTGGTCTCTTGTTCTTACAGCTTACTAGCTTAATGGAATGGATTTTTTGctctaacattattatatatttttgcctTCGCCTCCGCTTTATTAACGCCATTATGAGGAATCATTTGAAAGGCTTGCCCAATGGGAGAGAAGTGAATTCCAAGTTTTTCTTACCTACTAGAAAAAGTATGCGTTGCGTAGTGGCTAATATGCACGAACTTAACAGCAGTGCAACTGATGAATATTTAAAGGATATATTTGATGTAATATCACGATTTCAAGAATTATTCAGGTTTCAGgtaattgttttaactttatttttacaataaatatctttttaaattggGACTACTAGAACtgcgaaaaataaattatattacaggtTTTACTGTTCTGTTTCAAATTTGTTCTAACAGCTCTACTGGTTTTCGAATTCATTTTATTGGCGATGCAAAATAATGTaggtattaatttatctattaaaagtCATTGTATGGTTACATTTGCTTTGTTGCTGTTCGTGTAACTTacgacaaaattataaatttcagatTCTGCGTTGGTTAGAATTTATACTTCTTCCCTTCCAGACAGTCATAGATCTTATGATGATAGTTGTATTTTGTGTTCGCTGCGAGGCTTTCAGAATAGAAATTCAAGATATTAAGCGACTTTCTACTACGCTCTTGTCAATATATCAAGAAGGTATGtacctaattttattaaaattaaaatgatcagTAAATTTACTTTACCATTTTAGCAGACTGGAAGATAGTTTTATGAAATGtcgtgaataatattaaacaaattttattattattattatttttaatgcccACTTTACGATGTTAAGGTACCACACAACTACGTCAATCGTACAAACAGACACAAAACTATTGAacaaacacatttatatactttCAAGAAATTCTTTGTAGtttaacaacaaaacaaatttataatacatatataaattgtgtttaaattattaaatttataaatgtatagcatttaaatatagacaGGTTTTTTGTGTGCTTTGTAAGCATTTCctattaaggaaaaaatactaatccaattttcattattaattaaaagatctACAACATCTCTGCAATCCACGTTTATAACAGGCTCTGGAATTGCTATTGATATACGAAAGAAATATACgtgtacatttataaataataaatttaagcttTCAAATTTGATTGAAgtaaatacgagtatatagCTTTATGTCAATTTCTTTCACCTTAgtctataaatattcattatatatatatatttatattttttaacataaaaacgtTTTGAATGTGGCAGGGCCGATACGAGAGAAGGCaaggaaaatgttaaaattgataaatgaaaaaccACCCCATATATCGGTTTACGACATGTGGAACATGGACGCGTCAACGATGCTGAACATGATCAACGTGGTCACAACGCTACTTGTCACGCTCTTGCAGTTTGCGCTTCTTTAATTACAGACATGGAGTTTAAATTGCGTTTCACGTGTTATtctttatctattatttatagaaatattcttgtattcatttagaagtaaatttatcaaatttatattacagttttGAACAAAAGTGTGtacttgataataataaagtaggtacttgtatttttaacaataacagtGATCAGATATTCTTTACCAACGTGACAAACTGTTagttaagaattaaattattttttagataaaatttgtatatggcacttatacaaacaaacattttattgcattactgctcttacttttattaattgaatacaaTTAATGTGAAACAAAGCAGTTACTTAATGTAAAAGGTTCCATTAGTATTGAATAGTCAGAAATATTAAGAGAGTacaatatgtacattatatgtactctcttattatttcatatatgtatatgtacatatattattcattatttttgggtaatttaaaacataatatacaagaaGATACAcggaagttaaaaaaataaaatagatatgataattattaacgcacagattatatattgtCATGACATAGGAACTGATAGAATATACTAGTAATaagtatgttgttttttttcgATATTGTATCAGGAATATGGCCTCACTAAGTAATAAACCTTAATTATCCGTCAATTAGACTTATGGAGTATgagtgttatataaatatttaagacacaTGAAAAACTTAAACTCAATATGTTATAGATCGATTTTAAACAACTGTCCTGCATGATTTTACCATATCTTGtactttttcattcaaaacttATGAATTGCACATTACTGAAATGTTAATAGCAATTAAAATAGGAGAAATAACAtagatattgaataataatttgatgttaatacaaagagttttattaaaataagaacctTTCAAAACAACTGTGAACCAATGTACCTTTTGAGGAATTCTAAAAAtggtatgttataaaattaaaaaataaatgatttaatgtcCCTTGCCGCCCTTTACAAATCCCAGAAGCACAGCttaattcaattaacatttttgGAACTATTCCTATTTCCATTCAATTCTAAGTGTTTCACTTCACAACATTGTCGCAAAGAGACAATGGCTAAGGAATTGGAAAAACTATCGTACGACATCTTGGATGACGACGTGGTCAAAATTTTTGAAGCATTGCATTTTCAACAAAGAATATTAGGAACGTTGCGagtttatataaagaacaGCTTTGCCACGGCGCCTTCCAAGATATAtacctattataaaattttcttttggtCTACAATCGGGTTAATGTAtagctattttataaatcaatgtgAAATAGCAGATGGTGTgctaatagaaaaaaaatatttaaaattagctTTTCTTGTGGACTACGCTGTAATAGTGGCTATTGTTTTGAGAAATAcgttgcaaaaaaataaataccatcTCATTTACGTAAACATTCAGAGGCTTGATCGAAATttgcaaattaaatacaagaaaatcAATGGAAATATGTACATGTTCAATAgttgtttttctatttttggATCAATTTTCGGGATTTTGTGGgggtttttatttcattataatattatcaaaggtACCTGCCTGGCTGATTTCGCTATTTTGTTACCTGGAATGGCATCCGCAGTGGATGTTACACTTATCCTTGTTATTATTACCTTCATAATAATCCGTGTGCGATACATGAATATAAAGCTTAaggatataaacaaaaaacaaagcaAGATAAATTCATGTGACCCAGAATCCTTGACGGATGAAAATATTGTGTGGAATAACCTTTTAAACGGTATGGAGACTATTTTGGCTATAATAGATGACTTTAACGAACTGTTCCAATGCCAGGTAAATTAAAGAGTGAGTGAAAGTATAAACCACgcttaaaaagtaataaaaaatactttttacagatattttttttcacctgCCAAGTAGTGACTTGGGCTATAATACTGATTCAATGTATAAtcttgacattaaaaaatcaagtaaGTATCTCCGAAGAAACACAAGAAAAGACAGTCTTATTTTTTCTTGCTCAATAGGAtcacaaaattgtatttatataaacctaCTACATAACATTACCAATACCAAAATACAGCTAAgggaattttgtaatttatataccaaattataatttgtttatttgaatgtttattacaaaatcaaagtacaattagatattttatggTATTAAACAAAATGCAACTGTAATATAGTGTTCCCTtaagaactatttttttttaaatacttatcaaTCAATCAAGAAGTCAAGGTTTTTTTGGCAAAGAAGTATAAGAAACATGTATACAGTATAAGTTTAAGAACAGTACTGTATGTAGAAGTATTTTTacggtggtagagcctagctgtggtcaaattactACAGCTCCaacatgggctggcttgaccggggaagtaccaccctctcacagaagatcggcgtcaACTAGCATTAGGGCCTGCGTTtggtccgatgagtgagagagccggttgccctttccccgttcccaccttttcctgccatttccttacACTCGCCCCTCCTATTTCCTcaacaaccaaggttggcaacgcatccgtcCACGTGCGACGGTGATTATtgtccatcaagtaggccgtctgctcatttgctacctttcacataaaaaaagtcTGAGAAAcatgtatacataaattaattcaactaTACAAACTTTAACTATATCTCATACAAACTGTATTTCATTTCCCAGGATTTTGTTAACTCTACTGGAGCTATAATAATGACGTCCATAGTAATAGTACTGCTGAGTTTTTTTATggcattatgttttttaacgCAGTACTTTGCGTCTCATTTGCTGATGGTAAAGACAAAATGTATTAAGATAATGTCATCTGCTAATAACGGTAAGTGACAAATGCTTTAATTAAAGTACTACTTAGGTCCTATATTAGATATTAGGtaggtaaattttattgaatttaattaatttcttgaattttattatatttatataggtaaattaatttatcgttACCTTCCGCTAATATTGagtatattaatagaaaatatatatttgatatatttttaacagcacAAGTTAAAATCagccattttattataatagaatgaTTTaggttaaacaaaaatacaccAGTTAGATAATATAAGGTCATATCAATTTTTTCATTCCAGATACTACCCGGCGTAACGCTAAACGCATGTTGTTACTTATAAATGCTAAAAGTGAACTTTCTGTATTCGGCATGTTCACTTTGAATATCGATCTACCCGTGCAAGTGTTAGCCATTATAACGACATATACAATTGTTCTCCTACAGTTTGatcttgtataataataataataagaaagccttttatttcctataatattacaatgcttttttttattacttgaatCTATGTTAGTTAAGTTAATAAGATAGTTAATCCTAATGTTAGATTTTCCATAAAATCTATACTATAGGAACCCCTAATTCCAATTctttcaatttttttctatcttgTGCTATTTTTGTCCAGTCTTTCCCGTCGTCTCTACTATGTCGTCCTTCCATCGTTTTTGTGGTCTGCCCATGTTCGTTATTCCATGTAAACCGGACCAATTTGTGCTCTTCAGAGTCCATCGCTGGTCTGTGCATCTCGTTACATGGCCAGCTCAGCTCCATTTCAATTTTAGTACTTGATGTATGCATCTGTCAATTTGGTcttgtttcttatttattggTATCttgatttttgaatttttctcAGGGGAAGTATGCTCCTCTCCATTGCTCGCTGacaatttcttattttgttacatattttgttagtgAACGTCCACGTTGGCGAGCCATAGGTCAAGCAGGGCAGAACACAAGTATCCATGATGgtctttttcatatttaggTCGTATTTACCTTTTAGAATTTCCTTGTGGACCCAGTATTTAATCCAACTGCAGGTTATTCTTTTGTTGACCTCATCTTCATTTTTTGTTCTAGCAAACGATAGTTGTTTGTCTAGGTATACGTACTGTTCCACTTATTCAAGTTCGACACCATCAAGCATTACTTTATCTCTCTTACtgtttgtcattatttttgtcttgCTTAGGTTCATATGCAGGCCAACATATTTAGTTGCGATATCATATTTTCTAACTTCTTAGGAGTTTCGG comes from the Danaus plexippus chromosome 15, MEX_DaPlex, whole genome shotgun sequence genome and includes:
- the LOC116766385 gene encoding uncharacterized protein LOC116766385, translating into MKTEYLSDDLLDEGYLKLFAPFRFCQLFFGSCRIDARDRFVTAPTWGQKAYTVIILILAAALHVYVISYNISKLYEYQIIYNICVLFSTLNFIMYALNIIHVRFMNNENNVKFYIQTQKADRKLKISGNNPCNMVLYYINLCSVGFLIVLTLIVLSVVYIYSKELFASFAGLLFLQLTSLMEWIFCSNIIIYFCLRLRFINAIMRNHLKGLPNGREVNSKFFLPTRKSMRCVVANMHELNSSATDEYLKDIFDVISRFQELFRFQVLLFCFKFVLTALLVFEFILLAMQNNILRWLEFILLPFQTVIDLMMIVVFCVRCEAFRIEIQDIKRLSTTLLSIYQEGPIREKARKMLKLINEKPPHISVYDMWNMDASTMLNMINVVTTLLVTLLQFALL